ttgaggtaatatgtacatgtgggtagagttaaagtgactatgcataaataattaacagagtagcatcaGCGTAAAAAGATAAGATGGGGTgaggggggggcagtgcaaatagtctgggtagccatggttagctgttcaggagtcttatggcttgggggtataagctgttgagaagccttttggacctagacttggtgctccggtaccgcttgccgtgcggtagcagagagaacagtctatgactagggtggctggagtctttgacaattttgagggccttcctctgacaccgcctggtatagaggtcctggatggcaggaagcttggccccagtgatgtattgggccgtacacgcactaccctctgtagtgccttgcggttggaggccgagcagttgccgtaccaggcggtgatgcaaccggtcaggatgctctcgatggtgcagctgtataactttttgaggatctgaggacccatgccaaatcttttcagtctcctgagggggaataggttttgtcgtgccctcttcacgactgtcttggtgtgtttggaccatgacagttcgttggtgatgtggacaccaaggaactctcaaccctctcaacctgttccactacatccCCGTTATACTAGGACCCTAGGTTATATATACTAGGACCCTAGGTTATACTAGGACCCTAGGTTATATATACTAGGACCCTAGGTTATATATACTAGGACCCTAGGTTATACTAGGACCCTAGGTTATATATACTAGAACCCTAGGTTATATATACTAGGACCCTAGGTTATATATACTAGGACCCTAGGTTATATATACTAGGACCCTAGGTTATATATACTAGGACCCTAGGTTATACTAGGACCCTAGGTTATACTAGGACCCTAGGTTATATATACTAGGACCCTAGGTTATACTAGGACCCTAGGTTATACTAGGACCCTAGGTTATACTAGGACCCTAGGTTATATATACTAGGACCCTAGGTTATATATACTAGGACCCTAGGTTATATATACTAGGACCCTAGGTTATATATACTAGGACCCTAGGTTATACTAGGACCCTAGGTTATATATACTAGGACCCTAGGTTATACTAGGACCCTAGGTTATATATACTAGGACCCTAGGTTATATATACTAGGACCCTAGGTTATATATACTAGGACCCTAGGTTATATATACTAGGACCCTAGGTTATATATACTAGGACCCTAGGTTATATATACTAGGACCCTAGGTTATACTAGGACCCTAGGTTATATATACTAGGACCCTAGGTTATACTAGGACCCTAGGTTATACTAGGACCCTAGGTTATATATACTAGGTCCCTAGGTTATATATACTAGGACCCTAGGTTATGCATAAACCTTCTTACTCATAAAATTCTACTCCAACAACACATTGCTGTCACCCTTTTTATTAACTTCAGTTGGGGTTCGGACATATATTCAAAACACCCTTTGAAACGGACAACTTATTTAAATATCAACTGTTAATAGAAAAACTCCCAGGCTAAAACGTGAACTCAACTTGAACGGGGAGCCGAGCAGCATAATTTCAGTTTGAGAGAAAATATATTATTTGCTATACATACAAAatactagcctgggtaccagtcctACTTATGcttacattccactccttgtacacAGTACCAGTTTTTCTAATTCTAATATGTCAAACATGGCATAGAGAATGTTAACACAAAACGGGTCTGGATTTCATACTAACAGCAGACCCACATTTGTCATTTAGACTGAACTGGTCATGGTGGTAAGATTGCTGACAAGTCTTTAAAACCAGAGATCAAGACACGCCTGATCCAATGCCTTCCGATGGCCCCAATGAGAGGAAGTTCGGCTATATAGAGTTCTATTTCCAGCTGTTTGTCTTCGGTAACTTCAGTCACCTGGTCCCAAATCCCTCCCTAGAACTGCCAATATGGAAAGGAGACGGCCAAAGGGGCGTGGTTGGTAAGTATTTGGGACGGACTGATTGTGTGGTACATAGGGATTCCTGACAGAGACAGGCTGAGTTTGTGTCTCCGGATGTTTCTTCAGACTGCTCAACTGGGCTTTATCGCACAGGATGATTATTACTATGTGTCTCCTGATGTTTCTTCAGACTGCTCAACTGGGCAAAGGCTTTATTGCACATGCGGCACTGgaacggtttctctcctgtgtgggtCCGCTGGTGGTTTTTCAGGACATTCCCGTCAGCAAACCTCCTCCCGCAGTCAGGGCATTGGtacggcttctctccagtgtggatTCGCATGTGGCTATTGCAGTGGCTCTTACTTGTGAATCTCTTGTCACAGTAAGTACAGCGGTAAGGCTTCTCACCCGCATGAATCCGGAGATGAAGTTTTAAACTCCCTGCcagagagaaactcttcccacactgagggCAAAGGTAAGGCCTCTCTCCAGTGTGTTTCCTCTGATGAACAATTAAGTTACCTTTATTGGAGAAGGTCTTGTCGCATTGGGAGCAGTGGACCCGGCTAGAGTGGGTCCGTAGGTGATCCTTTAGAAGAGCCTTGGTAGAGAACTTCTCCCCGCAGTGGGCGCATGGAAGAGGGTCTTGATGCCTGCGGATGGGACCCAGTGTCTCCCCCTTGTGGTTCTCCTGGTGATGCCGTTGTAACGTTTTTGTATGACGAAACTTCATCCCGCACACCAAGCAGTGGTAAGGTTTTTCTTCTGTGTGCGTTCTGATGTGTTTCTTTAAATTTCCACGATCATTGTAACTGTTTCCACACTGAGGGCAAACGTACGGTTTCTCCTCAGAATGAATTCTCAGGTGTCTTTTAAGACTGGCAGCCACAGAGAATCCCCTTCCACATTCCAAGCACACGTGTGGATTCTTCAGAGGATCACTTGGCGGGTGTCGTGTTTTTATGTGTGATTCCAATCTTGCTGCAGTTATGAAGCTCTTCTTACATTGACCACAGCAGTGAGGGTGGTCTGTGTGAAAAACTTCCCGGTGATATTCAAGGCTTTGTTTCCCAATGAATTGCTTCCCACAATCTGAGCAGAGGTAAGGTTTCACTGTGGGGGTCGCTGTGTGTTGTTTAACAGTGTGAGATCTCATGTGTTTCTTTAAGTTTCCAGTATCATTGTAGTCTTTCCCACAATGAGGGCAAACAAACGGTTTCTCCCCAGTATGAGTTCTCTGGTGTCTCTTAAGATTGCCGGCCTGTGTGAATCTCTTTCCGCATTCAGAGCACATGTATGGTTTATCTCCAGACAGACACAGTAAGTGTGTTTTCAGATTGGAAGCTTTGAcaaaattcttcccacagtgatCACAGATATGGGAGCTAGGCCTGTCTCCTGAGAGGGTTTTGTGTTGTTCAGCATTAGACGAGCTGTaggatttctctcctgtgtgtgttgtcttgtgttTTATACGGCCACTGTGCGCCAGTGTTTTCCTGCAGTTGACCAACcgcacagacaccctcttcagaccgCCCAATAAGGCCCTGCCAGGAGAGGCATGACCTGTGGACTctggaagaggggaggggggtggtggAGGCTTGTCCTGGAAATCATAAAAATAAAGAATCAAGGTGAGCAACACTCTCATACTTGTCAAGGAATTTTGAAGTCTCAAAAGGTAGCCTAGTggataagagcgttgtgccagtaaccgaaaggtcgctgattcgaatccctgagccaactaggtgaaaaatctgtcaatgtgcccttaagcaaggcacttaactctaattgctcatgtaagtcgctctggataagagcattctgctaaatgactaaaatgtaaactttAAAAAAGGTGATCTCAAAGCTCTTTCCTTAATTCCTGTCATCTTTGATTACTTGGccttcttaaaataaattggagGATAAAGTCCAAGAGGAGGAACCTCGGATATTCTCCTTCAATGCATTTATAAAAGGAGGTTGAGGAATCAAGGAGACTGTTGAGAAACAAAACCCTTTCTGACTGGGAAATACTCACgcaactctccctctcctctggtgTGTGCCTCTCTGGAGCTGACTCCACCTCCAGTCCATTGCTAGGCAACCTAGCTCCTCCCTCTTCGTTCCATTCTTCATCATCACATTGGCTGGGATGCAAGGGCTCTGCTGTCAGTCTGTTGCTAGGTAACCAATCCCTGTCCCCCTTGTCGCATTCTTCATCGCAGtctacatcatcatcatcatcatcatcatcatcagactGGCTGGGACTCATGTGTGCACTGCTACCATCCTCCTGTATCCTCCTGATGTCCTCTTTCAGATGGAGTAACCAAGACATTCCCTGCTCCTCTGATTTCATTGCCTCCGTATTGTCCCACATTTCCTCCATGATTTTACGCCTTAATAAGCGATGATTCATACCTCTAACTTCGGAGCCTTCTATTCCACAACGTTCACACATGTAGCGTAAATTGTCCTCAGTTAAATTCCATAAACTCTTTTCGATTTTATCCATCAACGTTTCCTTCTCTGAACTGAGTGGATTCATTTTGTCCTGCTTGcgtagcaacaacaacaacaatgcaGTCAATGGCAGGACTTTAGAgtacctgtaaaaaaaaaaaagacatataCATAAAAAACACTCGCATCTGTAATTAAATGTAATTATTAGTTGTGAGATCAGCCTGGAACGTGGCCATTGCTCTGTTATCTCgaattagctggctagctagttccTTAGCTATTCTAGTCATGTTCTGTAAGGGACCCAAATCAGTTAAATCAATTTACAGCACCTATAATCATTTTCAACTTGAACTTGCACCAATGTTTGGGACGTAATTAGCAAGCATAATAAACCTTACAGTCCACACTACAACAACTATAGCTAGATAGCGGTGTACAAAGCAGCTAACGTTAGCGTAGCTAGCTAGATCAGCGTGTGCTAATGTGGCTAGCTATCCATGtggaactagctagctaacgactaCATGGTTCTGGCTATACCTATCTACAAAGCGAATAAAATGTCGCTATATACGCATACGAAATACCTGATTACTCTTAATAACTTTTATTATATCGTCTGTGACTTTCCTTCCGATGTGTTCTAACCTATACCATTTGACCTCCGGCAACATGTCGATGGTGTCACTTCCGGTATGGCAATAAGaaaaccttcaaaataaaagcccTTATTTCAAGACTAGACATTTCCTCAAACCTTCACACCAActccatcccttctctctcttccgaTGAATGATATAGGgagtcagtggcggctcctgaaaaaattctcaggaggggcaatttttctgatgatttaggtgacctacacacatttaaaaaaagatatgtccagcaacaacatgaagacaggggcagcatataaatcaataccagaagcatttattgactgatctggggagatggattccagtttctgtgacagattataaataatctctgatgcctttgttatattagcttttggttgaatgtactgtcgtagtaaatatataatgttatagcttggtctgactaaaatcttgtgcatgacccattttgtgttgggcgtttgttttcaatcaatgctgttcctatcctataacaatggacaaaagagtcctatcttgtcagccttgtcagcaggtggccaaggacaacacccacgccataggtctctcagttcttccaactcacgagttcttgctctgaggacacacacacacacacacacacacacacacatcatcactgataacacacacacacacacacatcatcactgttaaacacacacacacacacacacacacaaaaatcccctctctttaggctgaacatttgaagacagagaacccgactcagagccaatgcaacagtggaggggacctcgcccaactcatcaggaccaatcagaagatcagaactactagattcaacctacatcatttattgtataaaatgtctgcacacaatgttttcgggctctcttcagatagctccctaagagtttgatgaacaagtccgtgcacgcgattccagatatctttacctctgaataaactgcctttattataccatatccaccctgtccaaagtctctacttggtctcagttctccagtaaacttgtgattatcaacagtacacaacggtaacaaacaattgggggaactcacggggcagatagtaaggtcgcagtgacacagaaagcagttcaatgtcgggggtacagagtcgctctcttaccaggatcgcggtccgctctgaccagggtgaagccggctggctccacttctctgtccgggactctgtcatccagccaagtctcctagctgtattggattccgctgccagcagcgttttcattatttagtccgttcgtagcgggtatgtacacgatcaacaagatcagtccaaaacccaccactggaaatccatggttggcagaatgtttgtaaactaagtctacaaattaaaaacataaaataacgccactaagtgtacaaattaaaaacataagataacgccacactgcaggtcgcaacagagacgctgctagccgctattttcttagttacgtttcatggttacgtcacgtatgacgaagcgcgtaagtgcaagcccacagacacccatagagaatgtattgaaagctttgaaatttgaaaaaaatagattttacatgacaggctatgagagacttctgggcgattttcaacctgactgaaatcgccccaaaaacgggcggggccatttgaagcacgactttagcctgatttgacatttagtggcagtcagatcagattacaacactgataactactgttgccgtgatataattgattagaaaaaaaatcccttccttttcccgtttggcagtgcgtcgcccatatcgccctattgaacaggccgtccctgtagGGAGTTATAAATGTACTACCAGACAGTAGAAGCTCCCCATTAAATGACCGAACCAATTTAACAACAATCACCTGTTTATTAGGTGGACATTTGTATTtgcatttattatggatccctattagctgcaaccaaggcagcagctactcttcctggggtccagcaaaattaaggcagttatacattttaaaaacattacaatacattcataacagatttcacaacatattaagtgtgtgccctcaggcctctactctactaccacatatcgataacacaaaatccatgtgtacctgtgtgtacagtatgttattattgtgtgtttgtatgcatgtgtctatgtttgtgttgcttcacagtccccgctgttccatgatAAAGACAACACAAGGCATGTGATTACAGTCAACACTAGTGCACTGCCAGAAGCTGTACCTAGGACCAGTGGTGAAAGGATATTCCATTTCTTACCGGTATGAGACCTACCATGTCTTTTTACTTGTCTATTCATATCATTACATATAGATGCATAGAGTACATAgcgctttcagaaagtattcataccccataacttattccacattttgttgtgttacagcctgaattcaaaatggatgaaaacaAATATTTCTCACCCAGCTACCCCATAATGGcatagtgaaaacatgtttttagaaatgtgtgcaaatttattgaaaatgaaatacagaaatatctcatttacataagtattcacacccctgagtcaataatttgtagaagcacctttggcagtgattacagctgtgagtctttctgtctgtttttttatattttttaccaatctaccaataggtgccctccattgccaggcattggaaaacctccctggtctttgtggttgaaattcactgctcgactgagggaccttaaagataattgtatgtttagggtacagagatgaggtagtcattcaaaaatcatgttgaacactattattgcacacagagtgagtccatgcaacttattatgtgacttgttaagctaatgtttaatttaattaatttgtaaaaatttctaaaaacatcattccaTTTCGACAttattggggtattgtgtgtaggcccgttacaaacaatctcaattgaatccatttttttattcaggctgtaacacaacaaaatgttagCAGTGTGtttccaggacaacaacctctccctcgacatcagtaagaccaaggagctgatcggggactataggagagaggagagaccacgCCCCCTTCcgcatcgacggggctgtagtggagcgggtcgagagcttcaagttccttagcgtccacatcactaaggacttaacatggtccacacacaaccgctcagtcgtgaagaggacacggTAACGCCTTTCCCccgtcaggaggctgaaaagatttggcatgggccctcagatcccaaaaaaagttctacagctgcatcatcgagaccatcttgactggctgcatcaccgcttgatatggcaactgcaccgctccTTGACCACAAAGCGCTACAAAGGGTGGTGCAGagagcccagtacatcactggggccgagctacctgccatccaggacctatatatcaggcgttgtcagaggaaggcccaaagaatTGCCAAAGAATCCAGCCACCTAATTCATAGACTTTTCACTCTGTACcatccggcaaacggtaccgtagcatcggctctcggatcaacaggctccgagacagcttctacccccaagccatacgactgataaatagccagactgataaatagtcaattaatggtacctGAACTATATGCTGTCATGACTACGAGAATgttattttgtttgttattttgtgatgtcattaaaaatgttataaaggaaatactgtaacttggaaagtatacCCACTACATAGATGAAGTTTCCATACTATTGGTTGTAATATGAAAAATGATGAAAGTGTTTTTGTTAAGAGAGGGATGTGATTTGAGAAGTTATAAgagatgattgttttccaaaACTTTGCACAGCGAGTAATCACCGCCCCGAAGGGAGGTCAGGGAGTGTGCCAGCCTGCTGGAACCGCCCCTTTCGAGCAAAAGGTATAAATGATGGGTTACGAATTAACACATTAGACCAGAAAAACATGAAGCTGCAGCTGCGTGTTTAAAATGGTTTGAACTTTGAATCGATAAACTCACCTCCCGGACAATCACTGGTACGGCTGATTAGCTGTCGTAAGTAAAGTATCTTTGAAAGCGAATTCAAGTTGGATCATCCTGTTACTCTGCTCAAAATATCATATTACgctactctcatcaccccactggggaaccatggatttttctcaacactttttttgttgttgttttattcttactttttttgtttaaaataaatgcactgttggttaagggctgtaagtaagcatttcactgtaatgtctgcacctgttgtattcggcgcatgtgaccaataaaatttgatttgatttgatttgatttgatttgatacggCTGGCTAGCCTATTTTCAAAGAAGCATCTTCAAGACCGAATGGAAGGAAAatcaactctgtagttctgttcaggactacaCGACAAGTCACCGGATACCGGACAACTAGGAAGAAGGACAACGGGAGAAGAGTTGTTGGAACCATTtcggacaatcagagccttacaagcgTGCCGCGAAAGGGCCCAAACCCCTTTCCAAGGCTGCCCCGTTCACAGAGAGATCCccacgtaaatacattcatgatttcttgcTCAAAGCGGGAGGCGGTTCGTATGCAAAGTATATGGTTACTGTAGGTGAGAGTAGTTTTCTGAATGTGGCAACGTTAAGTGTCtcggtccctctctctccctctccatctcttctttaACTACGtccatgttgttgtcattccgCTTGGGACCTGTTTTCAACGTATTATGTCACCAGTCAATAACCGGTGCAGagtgtgtgtttatcctgtgttcccatttaattagctagtaaataaataattaaaccaatttgtgtagtactgaatcataagtaaggctcggttttttgcagatgcaaggaggatacgactgttcagaatgatgatatgatacgaggttatgattaataagttgactgtttatagatgtgataggtaaagaccttttagagtttaattcaggAGATGGTGACTCTTTAAAGAATCGCTCTCGTGGTGCCCcagatcctaatgagttaatttttacatgattaatttaaaatcgggtaacaattaaacatagttagttaattAGAGAAATAACAGTCTTCGGATTAATGTTAAAGTCACGACAATGCACTAATTCTATCTCGCACTGACCCtttgcacactcactagactatatatacacagcatatacacactcactagactatatatacacagcaTATACatactcactagactatatatacacagcatatacacacacactacactgtcactcccctcccacacattcacaaacactacatacgcacacatactagtcactttaccctgccttcatgtacatactgtatctacctcaagtaccttgtacctctgcacattgatgtggtactggtactccctgtatatagcttaagtattgatctggtactggtactccctgtatatagcagcACATTGAtgtggtactggtactccctgtatatagcttaagtattgtgtattttattcctcttgtgttagtcactatttaattttttattattatttttaaacattctgcatcgttgggaaagggTTTGTAAGCACGCGTTTCACTGtgaagtctacaccagttgtattgggcgcatgtgacaaataaaatttgtatttgattttcacaaaataattccagcatccaaacagtgcactgtgcacccacAATTTGATGactggaaagagacatctgttactaAATTGTAGTCATTAGGCCCAGTACacttgtagcctgaattgatGCATCCACTGCTGTACGTCTCGACCACTTATCTCCTCCCCTTTGGCAACATTTTAGTGTTCTCATGGAACTACAATGTAATATACGGCCAGTTTTCAAGTCAAATAGCTCATTTTCATGCAGCTGACATGTGgtaatgttaaataatggtgtaatTGACTATAGTTTTCTTGGCATTTCAtttttaattattgtgataggtTCACATTTTACCGGTACACGGCGTACCCCCTGCTATTTATTTTTCAGGGACGCGGCACGGGAACGTACTGGCTTACTTTGACCCCTGCCTAGGACCCTTATTAATGCACTTCTTACTCAAAGAATTAGAAAAAAATAATTACTTCAACAACACATCCTTGTCACCATTTTATTTCTACCAGTTGAGGTTCGGCCATGAATTTTAAACACCTTTTAAAAAATGGACAACGTATCCAAAAATCAACTGTTAACACAAAAACTCTTGGGGCTAAAATATATAATTAGTTTGAGACAGATGGACAAAATACCATTCTATTCCAagatctatatacagtatatcaatccTCATCGACTGCTAACCCGTCTCAATAAAAtcataacaaataaaaataaaataaatggatcCTTCCATCTAGTTAACTAAAAGGGATTGGGACAGGTTTAAGAAACTTACCATTTATTGAGTGCGTGGTAGGTAGGGTTTTGGGATGGACTGAGTCTAGGGTCCTGTCCCAATATGTTAGAAATGCATCATCCTATCTTGGACTGGTGTAAACCAGGTTACCATTGAGTCTGTGGTGGGTAGGGATAAGGTACATGCTGATTGTGTGGTAGATAGGGATTAGGGGAGTCTTGGGACAGAGACAGGCTGAGTTGGCCTGTGTGTCTCCTGATGTTTCTTCAGACTGCTCAACTGGGCAAAAGCTTTATCGCACAAAGCGGCACTGgaacggtttctctcctgtgtgggtCCGCCGGTGGTTTTTCAGGACATTCCCGTCAGCGAAATGTCTCCCGCAGTCAGGGCACTGGtacggcttctctccagtgtggatTCGCAGGTGAAGATTGCAGTGGCTCTTACTTGTGAATCTCTTGTCACAGTAAGTACAGCAGTAAGGTTTCTCACCCGCATGAATCCGGAGATGAAGTTTTAAACTCCCTGCCAGagaaaaactcttcccacactgagggCAAAGGTAAGgcctctctccagtgtgtatcctCTGATGAACCAGTAAGTTACTTTTAGTGGAGAAGGTCTTGTCGCATTGGGAGCAGTGGACCCGGCTAGAGTGGGTCCGTAGGTGATCCTTTAGAAGAGCCTTGGTAGAGAACTTCTCCCCGCAGTGGGCGCATGGAAGAGGGTCTTGATGCTTGCGGATGGGACCCAGTGTCTCCCCCTTGTGGTTCTCCTGGTGATGCCGTTGTAACGTTTTCGTATGACGAAACTTCATCCCGCACAccgagcagtggtaaggtttttCTTCTGTGTGAGTTCTCATGTGTTTCTTTAAGTTTCCACGATCATTGTAACTGTTTCCACACTGAGGGCAAGCGTACGGTTTCTCCCCAGTATGGATTCTCAGGTGTCTTTTAAGACTGGCGGCCACAGGGAATCCCCTTCCACATTCCAAGCACACGTGTGGATTCTTCAGAGGATCACTTGGCGGGTgtcgtgtttttgtgtgtgattcCAATCTTGCTGCAGTTATGAAGCTCTTCTTACATTGACCACAGCGGTGAGGGTGTTCTGTGTGAAAAACCTCCCGGTGATGTTCAAGGCCTTGTTTTCCAATGAATTGTTTCCCACATTCAGAGCAGAGGTAaggtttcactgtgtgttgttTCCCCATGTGACTTTTGATGTGTTTCTGTAAGTTTCCAGAATCACTGCAAGCCTTCCCACAATGATGGCAGACGATCGGTTTCTCCCCAGTATGAGTTCTCAGGTGTCTCTTAAGACTTCCAGCCTGATGGAAGCCCCTTTCCACATTCAGAGCACACGTGAGCTTTCTCTGCATTCaagttctctctccttctctgcagGGACGTGTGTGTAGTTTTAGACTTCTTGCTGTGGTGAAATTCTTACCACAGTGATCACAGATATGGAAGCCATCTCCGGAGTGGGTTTGCTTGCGTTCTTTAGCATTACAAACGCTCTTCTGATAGGCAAGTCTCTTCACAATTACCTCCTCTCCTGGGTGAGTTTTTCTGATGTGTCTCTTTAAGTTTCCAGAATCAGTACAAGCCTTCCCACAACGAGGGCAGACGTACGGTTTCTCCCCAGTATGCATTCTCAGGTGTCTCTTAAGACAGCCGGCCTGTGTGAATCTCTTTCCGCATTCAGAGCACACGTGTGGTTTCTCTCCAGTCAGATACAGTAAGTGTGTTTTCAGATTGGTAGCTGTGAcaaaattcttcccacagtgatCACAGATATGGGAGCTAGGCCTGTCTCCTGAGAGGGTTTTGTGTTGTCCAGCATTAGACGAGCTGTGGGGTTTCTCTCCTGTCTGTGTTGTCTTGTGTATTATATGGCCACTCTgccccggtgttttcctgcagtccaccagccgcacagacaccctcttcagaccccACAGTAAGGCACTACCGGGAGAGGCACGACAAGGGGACTCTGGGAGGGCAGAGGGGGGCGGGGGAGGCCTGTCCTAGAAAATCATAAAAATAGAGATGGAATGAATCAGGGTGGGAAACACTTTCCTACCGGTCAAGGAATCTTAAAACCTTTGCAGGGAAAATCGagtctttccttgattcctctcatcatcttctgtagctcagctggtagag
Above is a window of Coregonus clupeaformis isolate EN_2021a unplaced genomic scaffold, ASM2061545v1 scaf2032, whole genome shotgun sequence DNA encoding:
- the LOC121554035 gene encoding zinc finger protein 883; translation: MNPLSSEKETLMDKIEKSLWNLTEDNLRYMCERCGIEGSEVRGMNHRLLRRKIMEEMWDNTEAMKSEEQGMSWLLHLKEDIRRIQEDGSSAHMSPSQSDDDDDDDDDVDCDEECDKGDRDWLPSNRLTAEPLHPSQCDDEEWNEEGGARLPSNGLEVESAPERHTPEERESCDKPPPPPSPLPESTGHASPGRALLGGLKRVSVRLVNCRKTLAHSGRIKHKTTHTGEKSYSSSNAEQHKTLSGDRPSSHICDHCGKNFVKASNLKTHLLCLSGDKPYMCSECGKRFTQAGNLKRHQRTHTGEKPFVCPHCGKDYNDTGNLKKHMRSHTVKQHTATPTVKPYLCSDCGKQFIGKQSLEYHREVFHTDHPHCCGQCKKSFITAARLESHIKTRHPPSDPLKNPHVCLECGRGFSVAASLKRHLRIHSEEKPYVCPQCGNSYNDRGNLKKHIRTHTEEKPYHCLVCGMKFRHTKTLQRHHQENHKGETLGPIRRHQDPLPCAHCGEKFSTKALLKDHLRTHSSRVHCSQCDKTFSNKGNLIVHQRKHTGERPYLCPQCGKSFSLAGSLKLHLRIHAGEKPYRCTYCDKRFTSKSHCNSHMRIHTGEKPYQCPDCGRRFADGNVLKNHQRTHTGEKPFQCRMCNKAFAQLSSLKKHQETHSNNHPVR